One genomic window of Sulfurovum lithotrophicum includes the following:
- a CDS encoding magnesium transporter, protein MSENIPAVQQFETLLQGNHVAPDSLARMLQELAYQDYGLFFTNLSKVPKDLLAEVILALPLSLFKEAVSMLPHKKLADVISYLESDKATDFIQRLERVEPQVREAIYPLLHPKQQEQISRLSQYRSDEAGAYMQTELLWATTGEHIAEIKEKLKVFKKHKAEMPLIKLFVTDKEGHLVATVHFSDLLLFEDEKTLAEVIDALPSHKSLSVRDHTLITEVTKLFREFDLAMVAVVDSENRLQGCIVFDDIYDLIFAEEEAQAFKMSGTKQEAEEESLLSAQRHRLKWIFINLGAILIAASVVNFFRETIEQLVALAVLMPVIAALGGNVGNQAVTVTVRRLALGETSWQYAKEILSKEIYIGVINGVIIGLIVGTVAYFWFQIPMLGVVIGLAIIINLSIAGLLGSLLPLTFKHFDIDPAIASPLLLTTATDAIGFFVFLGLAKIMLF, encoded by the coding sequence ATGTCGGAAAATATACCCGCAGTTCAACAATTTGAAACACTTTTACAAGGTAATCATGTTGCACCGGACAGCCTTGCCAGAATGCTTCAGGAGCTTGCCTATCAGGATTATGGTCTCTTCTTTACCAACCTATCCAAAGTGCCAAAAGATCTCCTTGCAGAAGTGATCCTGGCACTTCCTCTCTCGCTTTTCAAAGAAGCAGTCAGTATGCTTCCGCACAAAAAGCTGGCCGATGTGATCTCCTATTTGGAAAGTGATAAAGCGACAGATTTTATCCAGAGACTGGAGAGGGTCGAACCGCAGGTAAGAGAGGCGATCTATCCTCTTTTGCACCCAAAGCAACAGGAACAGATAAGCCGTCTTTCACAATATCGTTCGGATGAAGCAGGTGCTTACATGCAGACTGAACTGCTGTGGGCTACCACAGGTGAACATATTGCTGAGATCAAAGAGAAACTCAAAGTTTTCAAAAAACATAAAGCGGAAATGCCTCTCATCAAACTCTTTGTTACCGACAAAGAAGGACATTTGGTTGCTACCGTCCACTTCAGTGATCTGCTGCTTTTTGAAGATGAGAAGACTCTGGCAGAAGTCATAGATGCACTTCCTTCTCACAAGTCTCTATCTGTTCGGGATCATACTCTCATTACGGAAGTAACAAAGCTGTTTCGGGAATTCGATCTGGCTATGGTCGCAGTGGTCGATAGCGAAAACAGATTACAGGGATGTATCGTTTTTGACGATATTTACGATCTGATATTTGCAGAAGAAGAGGCGCAGGCGTTTAAAATGAGCGGTACAAAGCAGGAAGCCGAGGAAGAGAGTCTTTTGAGTGCACAAAGGCATAGACTGAAGTGGATATTCATCAATCTGGGGGCCATTCTGATCGCTGCTTCAGTTGTTAATTTTTTCAGGGAGACCATCGAACAGCTTGTCGCACTTGCCGTACTGATGCCGGTCATTGCAGCGCTGGGGGGAAATGTGGGTAACCAGGCTGTTACGGTTACCGTACGCCGTCTGGCATTGGGAGAGACATCATGGCAATATGCCAAAGAGATTCTTTCCAAAGAGATTTACATTGGGGTGATCAACGGTGTTATTATCGGTCTGATAGTGGGGACAGTAGCTTATTTCTGGTTTCAGATCCCCATGCTGGGAGTCGTCATAGGACTTGCAATCATTATCAACCTTTCGATCGCAGGATTGCTTGGTTCCCTTTTACCGCTTACTTTTAAACATTTTGATATTGATCCTGCCATTGCTTCGCCCCTGCTGTTGACAACGGCAACTGATGCGATCGGTTTTTTTGTCTTTTTGGGGCTTGCAAAAATAATGTTGTTCTAG